ACTACGGTAACAACGATCGTATTTGAAACGTCGCCAGTTAGCACGGTAGCTCTTTACATTGTAACACCAGCGCTTTGTAggagtaaaaagttaaaataataacaataatgagcGTCAAGGTTTTAAACGTGTATGCCGAATTAAACAACGAAACTATACAGGtaaattatgatattaaaatttTACTTTAACCGCAAAGAGATTTGCTAGGGAGACATTTAACCTTCAGATTTATGATTTCTGTATAGGATTCGGCTTGAGGAGCTCTCAttcaaaaagaacacaaagtgCCAGCACGGGAATGATTTTCCATTCAATTTACCATACGAAATTTCGACGTGCAAGgatgaaataataaattgaaatgaTCAAATACTTTAACAAGTTCTGATTCAAAAATATTGCTTTTACACACGTGATTTATCGAGCTCCCTGGCAGCCTTTGCAGCTCTTTCCAGCCCAGTTGGGTCAAAGTTGCTCCACTTGTCCCCGGGTTTGTCTCCCCCCGAACCCCCAGAGGCTCCCCCGCCACCTTCAGCCGGAGCAGCCGCTGTCTCCTCCACCGGCGGCTGCGACCCTGAGCCTTTCCCCCAGCCAAAGAGCCACGACATGCTGCTTCTATGGAGTCCAAGCAACAGGCTGCACTTTGAGTTTCAGCGAGTACCCCCACCCCCGATGGCACGCTTTCTAATCCATGCTTTTGGACAAGAGTCAAGTACGGCAAAAGATGCGAGGCAATTTCCGGTCAagactttcaaaattaaaaagccaaaatgcatAGGAATAGACTTCTGCAATATTTCATAAGACGGGGAACGGAAGGAGAAAGAATAATTCTGactgaaattattttcaaacaataaaaaagtattttgcaCCTGTTTTCTATGGCCTTAAAGTGTGGTTCACAACTAGTCTAACCTCAGGTCTAATTACTAACTATtcttaataataaaataataatcgTGACCCAAAATTCAGAAAAATTCAACCATAAATGTATTCAATGAAAATGTTGTTGAGTGAGCCTTTATGAAAATATGGggttaaacccagagaaaggaaaaaaaataaaataaacatagtATTTAACCAAACATAAGTGTTTAGAGAAGCCTTGGGGGGGACATGCATGTATACAGTTAGGCTACTTTACCCTCTCTTATTATGATAGCATTAAAATGTGTCGTTTTCTTCCAGCTCCAGGAAAATTAACTTATTATTGTGGTAAAATCAACTAAGTTACACCAAGATAATAAGGAAAGTCAGATGAGATCTTAAGAATACAACGGAAATGTTCTCATGGTCATGgtcaaaacagagaaaattttGGTTGTATGTCAGCTTAGGGCTCCCTTACATCATAGACCTTTTAGCACACATCTGTGGCCCACAGCAAAaacaattttcaattttgatcaaactgaccacacaacagttttttattttgcctcagtccattttagatgagctttggtccagagaagatggtcGAGTCTCTAGAATATTGATTCTCGACTAGTGGGTCAGGACCAAAAGGTGGGTCGCGaaaccattttcagtgggtAGCCAAAGTGTTccttgaaaaaaaggaaagtcaaAAAAACTGgaatgtgcttttatttaaagGAAATGCCTCAGTTCTTTTGATTCAATACATCTTTTGCTTCATTTGTAATCCATACTGCACCATTTTTCCATTAAACGCATTTAGATATGATAGCAAATCGTAGGAACTTTGGGTCGTGATTTGCCTTTATGGAcatggtggtgggtcctgatgctagaTGGTGATGGTGTTCTTTGtatacagctttaactttcatttgtggatggcaggGAAATGTGATGAGAACAATGATTTCAGCAACTTCTCTGCTCTCATGGAGTGACTTCCTGTACAGAAtcatgttttaatgcagtgccgtCTGAGAGCCTGAAGAGTCCAAGTATCATTGACCTTCGTCCTTGTCTCTTGtgagagatttctccagattctctgagtcTTTTAATGATGTTAAGTACTGTAGATGATTGGATAATAAAAGCTACATTTTATGTTGAgaaattttatctcaaattttatgttgagaaacattttttaaagttgctCCACTACTCTCAGATGCTTCCTTTCACAGAAtgatgaacctctgcccattttcccacctgaGAGACTCTCCTCTGTGAAATGCTACTTTAATACAGTCATGTTACTTATGTGCTGCCATCTAACCTAAATAGTTGCAAAACGTTCCTTCAGTTTTTCTAATATGTAGagcatactttttttttttttttagttttttgctgtcccattcatgatttttttgagatgtgttgctaccattgaattcaaaatgagcaattgattttcatgaaatggtaaaatgtctcagtttcagcatcttacattttatttattttcttttgtggGTTAGATAATGACTCATGAGCATTGGAAATTATGGCTTTCTGTTCTTATTCACATTCCACACAGAGCCCaaactttttggaattgagaTCGTACATTTTACTTCCCTTACTACTCAAGAGATCCTTGAGGGGACAACCCCTACATTTAAAGCTGTGTCTCTTGACAAGGCTTGTCTTCGGTTGTTACAAATTGTGTAACAACTGAAGACTAAAGGTTTTTTCCTGCCTAAAATGGcagttttttaatcacataatatgagttattattatttataataaattaatttgatttagtGAATGAATTAAGATATAGACAGGAGTTAATCCTACTTATTAAAAGCCTAGGCCAGTAAAACATAATGCATAGATAGCGGTCAGGACCTATATGTTGTCATTGGTGGGTATGTAACTGACCCTCGTTTACATCAATGAGAGTTGTGAAAGAGTTTCTTACATGAGGTGCATTCAGGTGCACTTGGATACATACATTCCTATCAGTACACCCGTAATGTAATTGCAAAGTTTAGCAAAGCTAGAGTTTTTTTATGTATACACTGCACATGATAGATAATCGCCTCTCAGTAATTTTACTCCTAGTCGTCTTTACTGAAACTCTAAATGCCGGTTTATAACGTGAAAGCCATATGAACGATTTGATGGGGGAGCATGAAGGCAACGACCATGACGTAGTCGAACGTACGTAACGTCACGTAAAAGCGTGTATAGGGCGGAGCGTTTGCTTACATACCGAATGGTAGGGACAAAAGTGAGCTGTCTGGTGTTTTCGGCAGTGTTGACACTGATATAAactcttaaaaacagaaaatgtcgGCGGTTTGTTTCGCTCTGAGTCGAAATGTTTTGGCTATCCGGGGTCCTAGCTCTATGGTGGTAAGTTAAATATCTATTTGTATATCAGTCTAACGGCATAAAGGTTGAACCATGTGCTACTTGAAATATATGTTTAAGAATACCTGGGGTTTTGTTATATATGGGCTGTTATTCTATGCCAGGCTTTTAGATCACCCCTAAGTCTGCAATTGTGAAAGTGAGTATACTTGTCCGTTAAAGACCTGTAGTAACGCCCTACTCCAATGCTAAGTGTCTAAAAATGtctcaaatatttaaaaaaaagagcagcCTTTCTGCTTCTCTTTTACTTGCGATTGACAACATCATGCCTACAATTTgctatgcaaaaaaaaaaaaaaaaaaaaactttaatacCTAAACAATGTAATAATTGCTTAGTAAACCCATCGCTGAGCTGTTGTGCAACTCATCACTACTCCTCAGACATTATATGATGTTTTatgtcacctttggctgcagccAGGGTGTTAATATGTCTGCTAACTTATCAAAAGCATTAAAAGACATTGATTTTGTTTCTACTAATTAAGAGTTTTATTGTCCTCCTGAAAGAGTCAGTTAGGTAACCGGCGATTGCACCGTGATGTAACAGTCATGCCTCTTCATTACAGCCACCACTAGGTGGAGCTGCTGCACCTTCTTATGCAAAAACAGCATCTTGGATTTACCAGGCATTCTGCTGTCTGCTGTATGGTAAATAATATGCCAAAAGTGAACTTTATTGACCATTCAAAGCATCATTATGACTAGTTATGTTTGATTAATAACCTGGAGGTGTCACTGTAACGTTATGatgtatttttgtacattttttaaaaatgtatcagtgTTTTGTTATCTGACAGCATTTATCATAATTATATTCTTTTTTACTGTTCCTTTTGTTCCATTATGTTTTGTTGTGCATGAGTGGTGGACTCAGGATATTTAGGGTCAGGGGCGAATATGATAATAAAGGGCTCCCACTGTTCGTAGTGGGTAATGGCACACAAAACTTGTAATATTTTTGGAGTGAAATAGTTTGAAACTCTGATTAAGATTGAACGTTTTTATGTGATTAAAACTACTACAACACTGTAATAAAACAGACAAGTAGTTACTGACTATTTAACCGTTTTTGTCACAAAGACACACAAGGGGGGTGTCACTAAAAATTGACCAAGGATTAGCCTAATAAGATAATTAACATGCCATACCAAGACTTATTGATATAACAGTTGTTGTGTGTATCAGCTATAAGCTATCAGCTGATGTAGGAGCACTTGTGGTACCCACTGGTGTTACAGGATAGAATTACCAAGTGCCTACATTTAGCCTGTGTTGACCTAACTGAACTCTAGGTCACattttgtgtttgcatgtaaTTCAGACTTCTGGTGGGGGGCTGTCATCTTTACCAGTGCAAAGAGAGGTTGTGTCAAGTGGAGCTCAGAGAAAAGCGGGGAAGCTGGGTTGCTATTTTGCACTGGGGTCTTcattgaaaattttcaggactCATGGTGGGCCCCCTTTGAGTATATGAAGCCCCCTTGAGTATATGGTGACCTACGGCAGTGGGCCCCTAAACTTTGGTCcctaaaataaagtttaaagttaaaagaaTAAGGACGAACAAGTAAAGACCTCTACCTGAtgttattttgcacattttgccaatatttaaggcaaatgtttattacctccgccaaggaagttatgtgatcagcagggttttttagttagtttgtttgtttgttagcaacataactcaaaaagctatgaacggattttgatgaaatttcaggaaatgtcagaaatggaataaaggaagaactgattagattttgggagtaatccagatcaccatctggatccaggaattttttaaaggattctttactattcagagatagggctaatggctgaggtctacgctctctgagtgcttttctaattgacatattattgtgattaaaacgattacaataaaaaataataataacaatacattattattattaatattcaGGCCTTACGTTcatcttttcctttttaaatttcCCATTACTACTAATTTTGTTTAAGGACCTTTTGTGCGAAAACACACCGGAAGTGTTATCTGCTGTAAGGTTCATATTGACGCTGGCTTGACAGATTTAATATGGTTGCAGTTCCTGGCTTTGGCCACGTGAGGGCAGCAGAGAGTCATGCTTACCGTTACACAGAGCAACTCGCAATTCAAGCACCAAACGGTGTGTAAACCCCTCAGCTGTAACAATACAGAAGAAAGACTGGTtaggatttaattttttttaattaaccttAGCTATACGTAGAGTCTAAGCAGTAAAATTCtattattttcacaaatgtaCAGTTGAGGTTGGTTTTGTCATATTAAGGCTAATGACTAATCACTGCACTCCTGTGGCCTTATAGAGGAACTGCAAGCTGGCGTTAATCCAACGGCAAGAACTCCAATGATATCTGTAAAATTGTTCCAAATCACTTTGGCCAAAATGAACTTGATTAAATCACATTATTTGTACAATTTTGGAAGGTTTTAACTAATAAAGATATGTTAGAAGCCAGCATGGAGCTTCTAATCTCCATGTACTTATAATTGtaaatttttttctcaagattttgacttactaacttatcattttgattaaaatgctaacaataaaataatattaataattccaatacattattattattttattattgttgttgttgttgttagtattattacctctgccaaggaggttatgtgatcagcagggtttgttggtttgtttgttagtaacgtaactcaaaaagttttTCAGATTtcgattaaattttcaggaaatgtcagaaatggcataagggagaactgattagattttgggagtgatccagatcaccgtctggacccaggaattttttaaaggatttgttattattgggagatagggctaatggtggaggtctgcgctctccgagtggtTTTCTAGTTTATACTGTACAGCTGATATGTTGACTGTACATATTGACAGAAATtgtcatatctgctgatactgatataatGCTGATTATATTATGCATCCCTAGTCAATAGTACACCTCAGTGTTAATCTACATGGCTTCAATTTATATTCTTGAACTGTTAATTATCCTCTGGTACAGATGGTGCGGTACGCTCAGACTGCTGCTGCTCCAGCTCCTGAACCCAGGATCAAGAAGTTCCAGATTTACCGCTGGGACCCTGACACTGCAGGAGACAAACCACGAATGCAAACATATGAAATTGATCTCAATACGTGAGTTACAGTGATGACTATGAACTGATAACTGTTGTCACTTTTTATGTCTACCTGATTGTTGATAAAATCTAATGGCATTATTATAGCTGTGGCCCCATGGTTCTGGACGCTCTGATCAAGATCAAGAATGAGATTGACCCCACACTCACATTCAGACGCTCCTGCAGAGAGGGTAAGAAACAAGCAATCCCCTCACACCTGATAATGTAAAAAGAACTCCacataaaatgtctttttttagaCCTTTGAGACTAAGTTTAACGACACATTGATTCTCTGTTCCTCCAGGTATCTGCGGTTCATGTGCAATGAACATTAATGGAGGCAACACACTGGCATGTTTGAACAAAATCGACACCAACATGAGCAAACCGACAAAAATCTACCCACTTCCACACATGTATGTGGTCAAAGATCTGGTGCCTGTGGGTATTTCTCTGTTATCATTGAAACACTATGGTATCAATCACTTAAAGAACCATTTTCATTTGGCAGATTTGAAGCAAACTGCTTCTGGACATAGTTATGTAGACTTATGTCTCAtcttgttttaaccttttcttgtaaggtgaccttgagtgcTTTGAAAGGCGCCtctaaataaaatgcattattattatcttaATTCCAAAAATAGTATATTAGATCAACATGGCAATTGAGGCTTAATGGATCATAAGATaacagtaaacagtaaaaacagaattatgaAAAATTAGACATTTGCTAATACACTTAGCTCCAAAATATTGATAGAAAGGACAATTCGTGTATTGTGTATGCCCATTATATTTACCATTaagttaaatgtattttttatatttagagGAATTGTCCTCCTTACTTTCTTTGCTTTTCGATTCACAGATGAGAGTCTCTTTGGAGCCATTTTAAGTTGCATATGAATATACAGATTGTTTAATTTATTAACGACTGAAGTGTGAAAAAAATACTTAGGTGTAAGTTCAGGAAGGACTGACTGAATCATATGGTGATTTAATTCTTGCCTGAAAGCTTGTATGTATTTGTCTCCTACATTTTCTGCAGGATATGAGTAACTTCTATGCGCAGTACAAATCCATCGAGCCCTACCTGAAGAAGAAGGATGAGACTCAGGAAGGAAAAAGTCAGTACTTCCAGTCGGTGGAGGATAGACAGAAACTGGTAAATAAACCCAGTGCTTACTCTCAGAGACCTAGATAAATGATCCTATTACAGCTATATTAGAGGTCTTTGTCTTCATTATATCTAAAGCTCTCTGTAGAACTGGCCAGGCAGCCTGCCTTTGGTCAACATTTCAGTTGTATAACTGTAAAGAAACCAAACCTTTGAATGATAGAATTATGATTTGCCTTTGGAGTCCTGAACGACCACAGAGAGAATGACAGAGGTAATTATCTGTTCCTCTTCACCCACAGGACGGCCTGTACGAGTGCATCCTGTGTGCCTGCTGCAGCACCAGCTGTCCCAGTTACTGGTGGAACGGAGACAAATACCTGGGACCTGCTGTCCTCATGCAGGTGGGTTCAGAGAACATGAGAACATCTTTCTAAGTCTTAATCATTATTGAAACATTTGGTGAATATAAAAAGAGTAAAGAAACTTTAGCAAATCCTAGCTATAGGTCTGGTAGGACAAATATGAG
This window of the Cheilinus undulatus linkage group 11, ASM1832078v1, whole genome shotgun sequence genome carries:
- the LOC121517616 gene encoding succinate dehydrogenase [ubiquinone] iron-sulfur subunit, mitochondrial, yielding MSAVCFALSRNVLAIRGPSSMVMVRYAQTAAAPAPEPRIKKFQIYRWDPDTAGDKPRMQTYEIDLNTCGPMVLDALIKIKNEIDPTLTFRRSCREGICGSCAMNINGGNTLACLNKIDTNMSKPTKIYPLPHMYVVKDLVPDMSNFYAQYKSIEPYLKKKDETQEGKSQYFQSVEDRQKLDGLYECILCACCSTSCPSYWWNGDKYLGPAVLMQAYRWMIDSRDEFTEERLSKLQDPFSLYRCHTIMNCTKTCPKGLNPGKAIAEIKKMMATYKEKKAATS